The Micromonospora krabiensis genome window below encodes:
- the cobO gene encoding cob(I)yrinic acid a,c-diamide adenosyltransferase, translating to MPQGKPTHVPADGLTTRQRRHRPLLLVHTGQMKGKSTAAFGLALRAWTAGLPVGVFQFVKSAKWRVGEENAFRALGEVHERTGQGAPVAWHKMGEGWSWIQRGGEADHAADALEGWRQIQRDLAAQRYGLYVLDEFTYPMKWGWVDVNEVVDTLANRPGFQHVVITGRDADPRLVEAADLVAELTKVKHPMDAGQKGQKGIEW from the coding sequence ATGCCGCAGGGGAAGCCGACCCACGTACCCGCCGACGGGCTCACCACCCGGCAGCGGCGCCACCGCCCGCTGCTGCTCGTCCACACCGGACAGATGAAGGGCAAGTCGACGGCCGCGTTCGGGCTCGCGCTGCGCGCCTGGACCGCCGGCCTGCCCGTCGGGGTGTTCCAGTTCGTGAAGAGCGCCAAGTGGCGGGTCGGGGAGGAGAACGCGTTCCGCGCGCTCGGCGAGGTCCACGAGCGCACCGGCCAGGGCGCCCCGGTGGCCTGGCACAAGATGGGTGAGGGCTGGTCCTGGATCCAGCGCGGCGGCGAGGCCGACCACGCCGCGGACGCCCTGGAGGGCTGGCGGCAGATCCAGCGTGACCTGGCCGCGCAGCGCTACGGACTCTACGTGCTCGACGAGTTCACCTACCCGATGAAGTGGGGCTGGGTGGACGTCAACGAGGTGGTCGACACCCTCGCCAACCGGCCCGGCTTCCAGCACGTGGTCATCACCGGGCGGGACGCCGACCCTCGGCTGGTCGAGGCCGCCGACCTGGTTGCCGAGCTGACCAAGGTGAAGCACCCGATGGACGCCGGCCAGAAGGGCCAGAAGGGCATCGAGTGGTGA
- the cobN gene encoding cobaltochelatase subunit CobN translates to MRTLLLSTADTDLLAARASGADYRLANPARLDADAVPALLDGVDLAVVRLLGGRPAWPDGLAAVLASGVPTVVLGGEAVPDADLMAASTVPSGVATQALAYLVEGGPANLAQLTRFLSDTVLLTGEGFAPPAPTPTHGVHGDRPARPDRPTVGIVFYRAHALAGNTGFVDTLADAVEAAGANALPIHCGSLRGLTTGDGPYDLLARCDALLVTVLAAGGTVAADASGGGDEDAWDVGALAALDVPVIQALCLTSTREQWAGSDAGLSPLDAAMQVAVPEFDGRIITVPFSFKRIDPDGLSVYVADPERAARIAGVAVRHARLRGLPNADKRVAVVLSSYPTKHSRVGNAVGLDTPASAVRLLARLAAAGYDLGDAPVPDDGDALIHALIAAGGHDVEWLTPEQLAAAEARVPGEVYRRWFEQVPQALRERMRDHWGEPPGELYTDGGDVVLAGLRFGNVVLLIQPPRGFGENPIAIYHDPDLPPSHHYLAAYRWLAAPVADGGFGADAVVHLGKHGTLEWLPGKGLGLAADCAPDAVLGDLPLVYPFIVNDPGEGTQAKRRAHAVVVDHLVPPMARAETYGDLAKLEQLLDEYATVQALDPAKVPTVRAQIWSLVRAAELHHDLHTDEMPDADDFDDFVLHLDGYLCEVKDVQIRDGLHVLAEAPRGEPRVNLVLAVLRAPQVWGGTRALPGLRQALAAAHGLDEAALLAEPGARLAVPEALTDAVDGPAATAADTVDLVEALARRLVVALETLDWDPTKVDAVVTEVAGREIPDAAAVLRFAATELVPRLDRTTDELTHTLAALDGRFVPPGPSGSPTRGLVNVLPTGRNFYSVDPKAIPSRNAWDVGVALADSLLARHLADTGGYPRSVGLTVWGTSAMRTQGDDIAEVLALLGCRPTWDDRSRRVTGVEVVPLPELGRPRVDVTVRISGFFRDAFPHVVALIDDAVRQVAALDEPATDNYLKAHVDADVAEHGDVRRATARIFGSKPGAYGAGLLPLIDARNWRSDADLAEVYAVWGGYAYGRGLDGREARADMERSFARITVAVKNQDTREHDIVDSDDYFQYHGGMVAMVRHLTGAAPAAYVGDSAMPHDVRTRTLGEETRRVFRARVVNPKWIAAMRRHGYKGAFELAATVDYLFGYDATAGVVDDWMYEHLAAAYVFDPTTRAFLEESNPWALRGITERLLEAADRKLWAEPDPATLDRLRETYLTTEGDLEDRA, encoded by the coding sequence CTGCGTACCCTGCTGCTCTCCACCGCCGACACCGACCTGCTGGCCGCCCGCGCCAGCGGCGCCGACTACCGGCTCGCCAACCCCGCCCGGCTCGACGCGGACGCCGTGCCGGCGCTGCTCGACGGCGTGGACCTCGCCGTGGTGCGGCTGCTCGGCGGTCGCCCGGCGTGGCCGGACGGGCTCGCCGCGGTGCTCGCCTCCGGCGTGCCCACCGTGGTGCTCGGCGGCGAGGCGGTGCCGGACGCCGACCTCATGGCGGCGTCCACGGTGCCGTCCGGGGTGGCCACGCAGGCGCTGGCGTATCTGGTCGAGGGTGGGCCCGCGAACCTCGCCCAGCTGACCCGGTTCCTCTCCGACACGGTGCTGCTCACCGGGGAGGGCTTCGCCCCGCCCGCGCCCACCCCCACGCACGGCGTGCACGGCGACCGACCGGCGCGACCGGACCGCCCGACCGTCGGGATCGTCTTCTACCGGGCGCACGCCCTCGCGGGCAACACCGGGTTCGTCGACACCCTCGCCGACGCGGTCGAGGCGGCCGGGGCCAACGCCCTGCCGATCCACTGCGGATCGCTGCGCGGGCTGACCACGGGCGACGGCCCGTACGACCTGCTCGCCCGCTGCGACGCGTTGCTGGTCACCGTCCTCGCCGCGGGCGGCACGGTCGCCGCCGACGCCTCCGGCGGCGGTGACGAGGACGCGTGGGACGTCGGCGCGCTCGCCGCGCTGGACGTGCCGGTGATCCAGGCGCTCTGCCTCACCAGCACCCGCGAGCAGTGGGCCGGCTCGGACGCGGGACTGTCCCCGCTGGACGCCGCGATGCAGGTGGCCGTCCCCGAGTTCGACGGGCGGATCATCACCGTGCCGTTCTCGTTCAAGCGGATCGACCCCGACGGCCTGTCGGTCTACGTCGCCGACCCGGAGCGCGCCGCCCGGATCGCCGGGGTCGCCGTACGCCACGCCCGGCTGCGCGGGCTGCCGAACGCCGACAAGCGCGTCGCCGTCGTGCTCAGCTCGTACCCGACGAAGCACTCCCGGGTCGGCAACGCGGTCGGCCTGGACACCCCCGCCTCGGCGGTGCGGCTGCTCGCCCGGCTCGCCGCGGCCGGGTACGACCTCGGGGACGCGCCGGTGCCCGACGACGGGGACGCGCTGATCCACGCGCTGATCGCGGCCGGCGGCCACGACGTCGAGTGGCTCACCCCGGAACAGCTCGCCGCCGCGGAGGCCCGCGTGCCGGGCGAGGTCTACCGACGGTGGTTCGAGCAGGTCCCGCAGGCGCTGCGCGAACGGATGCGGGACCACTGGGGTGAACCGCCCGGCGAGCTGTACACCGACGGCGGTGACGTGGTGCTCGCCGGGCTGCGCTTCGGCAACGTGGTGCTGCTCATCCAGCCGCCGCGCGGCTTCGGCGAGAACCCGATCGCCATCTACCACGACCCGGACCTGCCGCCGAGCCACCACTACCTGGCCGCGTACCGCTGGCTCGCGGCGCCCGTCGCGGACGGCGGCTTCGGCGCGGACGCCGTGGTGCACCTCGGCAAGCACGGCACCCTGGAGTGGCTGCCCGGCAAGGGACTCGGCCTCGCCGCCGACTGCGCCCCGGACGCCGTCCTCGGCGACCTGCCGCTGGTCTACCCGTTCATCGTCAACGACCCCGGTGAGGGCACCCAGGCCAAGCGCCGCGCGCACGCCGTGGTCGTCGACCACCTGGTGCCGCCGATGGCCCGCGCCGAGACGTACGGCGACCTGGCGAAGCTGGAGCAGCTGCTCGACGAGTACGCCACCGTCCAGGCCCTCGACCCGGCGAAGGTGCCCACCGTGCGGGCGCAGATCTGGTCGCTGGTGCGCGCCGCCGAACTGCACCACGACCTGCACACCGACGAGATGCCCGACGCCGACGACTTCGACGACTTCGTGCTGCACCTCGACGGGTACCTGTGCGAGGTCAAGGACGTGCAGATCCGCGACGGCCTGCACGTGCTCGCCGAGGCGCCGCGCGGCGAACCCCGGGTCAACCTGGTCCTCGCGGTGCTGCGCGCGCCGCAGGTCTGGGGCGGCACCCGTGCCCTGCCCGGCCTGCGGCAGGCCCTCGCCGCCGCCCACGGCCTCGACGAGGCGGCGCTGCTCGCCGAGCCCGGTGCGCGGCTGGCCGTGCCGGAGGCGCTCACCGACGCCGTGGACGGGCCGGCGGCCACCGCGGCCGACACGGTCGACCTGGTCGAGGCCCTGGCCCGGCGGCTCGTCGTCGCCCTGGAGACCCTCGACTGGGACCCCACGAAGGTCGACGCCGTCGTCACCGAGGTCGCCGGGCGGGAGATCCCGGACGCCGCCGCGGTGCTCCGGTTCGCCGCCACCGAACTCGTACCCCGGCTGGACCGGACCACCGACGAGCTGACCCACACCCTGGCCGCCCTCGACGGCCGGTTCGTGCCGCCCGGGCCGTCCGGCTCGCCGACCCGGGGCCTGGTCAACGTGCTCCCCACCGGCCGCAACTTCTACTCCGTCGACCCCAAGGCGATCCCCAGCCGCAACGCCTGGGACGTCGGGGTCGCCCTCGCCGACTCGCTGCTGGCCCGCCACCTCGCCGACACCGGCGGCTACCCGCGCTCGGTCGGGCTCACCGTCTGGGGCACCAGCGCGATGCGGACCCAGGGCGACGACATCGCCGAGGTCCTCGCCCTGCTCGGCTGCCGGCCGACCTGGGACGACCGGTCCCGCCGGGTGACCGGCGTCGAGGTGGTGCCGCTGCCGGAGCTGGGCCGGCCCCGCGTCGACGTCACCGTCCGCATCTCCGGCTTCTTCCGCGACGCGTTCCCGCACGTCGTGGCCCTGATCGACGACGCGGTGCGGCAGGTCGCCGCCCTCGACGAGCCGGCCACGGACAACTACCTGAAGGCGCACGTCGACGCCGACGTGGCCGAGCACGGCGACGTACGCCGGGCCACCGCGCGGATCTTCGGGTCGAAGCCCGGGGCGTACGGGGCGGGGTTGCTGCCGCTCATCGACGCCCGGAACTGGCGCAGCGACGCCGACCTCGCCGAGGTGTACGCGGTCTGGGGCGGCTACGCCTACGGCCGGGGGCTGGACGGGCGGGAGGCGCGGGCCGACATGGAACGCTCCTTCGCCCGCATCACCGTGGCGGTGAAGAACCAGGACACCCGCGAGCACGACATCGTCGACTCCGACGACTACTTCCAGTACCACGGCGGGATGGTGGCGATGGTCCGGCACCTGACCGGCGCCGCGCCGGCCGCGTACGTGGGCGACTCGGCGATGCCGCACGACGTCCGCACCCGGACGCTGGGCGAGGAGACCCGCCGGGTGTTCCGCGCCCGGGTCGTCAACCCGAAGTGGATCGCCGCGATGCGCCGGCACGGCTACAAGGGCGCGTTCGAGCTGGCCGCGACCGTGGACTACCTGTTCGGCTACGACGCCACGGCGGGCGTGGTCGACGACTGGATGTACGAGCACCTCGCCGCCGCGTACGTCTTCGACCCGACCACCCGGGCCTTCCTGGAGGAGTCGAACCCGTGGGCGCTGCGCGGCATCACCGAGCGGCTGCTGGAGGCCGCCGACCGGAAGCTGTGGGCCGAGCCCGACCCGGCCACCCTCGACCGGCTCCGCGAGACGTACCTGACCACCGAGGGTGACCTGGAGGACCGGGCATGA
- a CDS encoding cobyrinate a,c-diamide synthase: MTPPPDRSASSARSGAPWALPRLVVAAPASGHGKTTVATGLLAALRRRGLAVSPHKVGPDYIDPGYHALAAGRPGRNLDPWLVGEERVAPLLRHGASTPVPADVALIEGVMGLHDGVVGRRGYASTAHVARLVEAPVLLVLDTTAQGRSAAATALGLAAFDPRVRIGGVVLNRVGSPRHERLLRDAFAEVEVPVLGALARTAEVAAPSRHLGLVPVAERAPQSVTVVDALADLVGSTVDVDAVLDLARTAPPLTAPAWDPVEAVGGPTVTTGPVVAVAGGPAFTFAYAETAELLTAAGARVVTVDPLHDPALPAGTRAVVIGGGFPEAYAEQLAANPGLRAELAAFPGPVVAECAGLLYLGRSLDGVPMSGRLDLTARMTGALTLGYRAAVAAADSPLARAGDAVRGHEFHRTVTDPGHGQRPAWHWDGGAHGFGDGLVHASYLHTHWAGHPDAARRLVEAAAR; the protein is encoded by the coding sequence GTGACACCGCCGCCGGACCGGTCCGCCTCGTCGGCCCGGTCCGGTGCGCCGTGGGCGCTGCCCCGGCTGGTGGTCGCCGCGCCGGCCAGCGGGCACGGCAAGACCACCGTGGCCACCGGCCTGCTGGCCGCGCTGCGCCGCCGCGGTCTCGCCGTGAGCCCGCACAAGGTGGGCCCCGACTACATCGACCCCGGCTACCACGCGCTCGCGGCCGGCCGGCCCGGCCGTAACCTCGACCCCTGGCTGGTCGGCGAGGAGCGCGTCGCGCCGCTGCTGCGGCACGGGGCGAGCACTCCGGTCCCGGCCGACGTCGCGCTGATCGAGGGCGTCATGGGGCTGCACGACGGGGTCGTGGGCCGGCGCGGGTACGCCTCCACCGCCCATGTGGCCCGCCTGGTCGAGGCGCCGGTGCTGCTCGTGCTGGACACCACGGCCCAGGGCCGCTCGGCCGCCGCGACGGCGCTGGGGCTGGCCGCGTTCGACCCGCGCGTACGGATCGGCGGGGTGGTCCTCAACCGGGTCGGCTCGCCCCGGCACGAGCGACTGCTGCGCGACGCGTTCGCCGAGGTGGAGGTGCCGGTTCTCGGCGCGCTCGCCCGGACCGCCGAGGTGGCCGCGCCGTCGCGGCACCTCGGGCTGGTCCCCGTCGCGGAACGCGCGCCGCAGTCCGTCACCGTGGTCGACGCGCTGGCCGACCTCGTCGGGTCCACCGTGGACGTCGACGCGGTGCTCGACCTGGCGCGCACCGCACCACCCCTGACGGCGCCGGCCTGGGACCCGGTCGAGGCCGTCGGTGGCCCGACCGTGACCACCGGCCCGGTCGTCGCGGTCGCCGGCGGCCCGGCCTTCACCTTCGCGTACGCCGAGACCGCCGAACTGCTCACCGCCGCCGGCGCCCGTGTGGTCACCGTCGACCCGCTGCACGACCCGGCCCTGCCCGCCGGCACCCGCGCCGTCGTGATCGGCGGCGGCTTCCCCGAGGCGTACGCCGAGCAGCTCGCCGCCAACCCGGGGCTCCGCGCCGAGCTGGCCGCCTTTCCCGGGCCGGTGGTCGCCGAGTGCGCCGGCCTGCTCTACCTCGGCCGGTCCCTGGACGGCGTGCCGATGAGTGGCCGGCTCGACCTCACCGCCCGGATGACCGGCGCGCTCACCCTCGGCTACCGCGCGGCGGTCGCCGCCGCCGACTCGCCGCTCGCCCGCGCCGGTGACGCGGTACGCGGCCACGAGTTCCACCGCACCGTCACCGACCCGGGCCACGGGCAGCGGCCGGCCTGGCACTGGGACGGTGGGGCGCACGGCTTCGGCGACGGCCTCGTGCACGCCTCCTACCTGCACACCCACTGGGCGGGCCACCCGGACGCCGCGCGTCGGCTGGTCGAGGCGGCGGCCCGGTGA
- a CDS encoding putative cobaltochelatase, whose amino-acid sequence MTFPFSAVLGMDDMRLALLLNAVSPAIGGVLVRGEKGTAKSTAVRALAALLPPVDHVTGCRFACDPAAPDPGCPDGPHPPGTATESRPARLVELPVGAAEDRVVGSLDLEQALAAGVRAFEPGLLAAAHRGVLYVDEVNLLHDHLVDLLLDAAAMGRNHVEREGVSVSHASRFLLVGTMNPEEGELRPQLLDRFGLTVEVSASRDPAVRVEVVRRRLAADADPAGFAARWADADADVARRVAAARDRLDRVLLPDGALRQIAEVCAAFDVDGMRADIVTARTAIAHAAWHGRDRVTVDDVRVAARLALPHRRRRDPFDTPGLDEKRLDEALDRAPDDPDDDPPGGPGGGTPPDPSGGPGDGGSDRSPDRPGADDDAAGRGPTPDPRGTDQGGPDAGPPTDRAADASGGAGDGPDAPGTTGPDTAGGPGDAQPVAAPQRGLRARLLTAPGVGDGVPGRRSRARTGRGRTTGARVPAAGRVGVLHLPATVRAAAPHQPARGRGSGPLRLRPDDVREAVREGREGNLVLFLVDASGSMGARQRMGAVKGAVLALLTDAYQRRDKVAVVAFRGAGARTVLPATSSVLAASARLGELPTGGRTPLAEGLLAAAELLRVERLRDPRRRPLVLVLTDGRATAGARPLDRAARAAAVLAATGAPCVVVDCESGPVRLHLAARLATQLNAPLHPLTSLTTLATRTRRSAA is encoded by the coding sequence ATGACGTTTCCGTTCAGCGCGGTGCTCGGCATGGACGACATGCGCCTGGCCCTGCTGCTCAACGCGGTCAGCCCGGCGATCGGCGGGGTGCTGGTCCGGGGCGAGAAGGGCACCGCCAAGTCCACCGCTGTCCGGGCCCTGGCCGCCCTGCTGCCCCCGGTCGACCACGTCACCGGCTGCCGGTTCGCCTGCGACCCGGCCGCACCCGACCCGGGCTGCCCGGACGGGCCGCACCCGCCGGGCACCGCCACGGAGAGCCGCCCCGCCCGGCTGGTCGAGCTGCCGGTCGGCGCCGCCGAGGACCGGGTCGTCGGGTCGCTCGACCTGGAGCAGGCCCTCGCCGCGGGCGTACGCGCCTTCGAGCCCGGCCTGCTCGCCGCCGCGCACCGCGGCGTGCTCTACGTCGACGAGGTGAACCTGCTCCACGACCACCTCGTCGACCTGCTGCTCGACGCGGCGGCGATGGGCCGCAACCACGTCGAGCGGGAGGGCGTCTCGGTCAGCCACGCGTCCCGGTTCCTCCTGGTCGGCACCATGAACCCGGAGGAGGGGGAGCTGCGGCCGCAGCTGCTCGACCGGTTCGGGCTCACCGTCGAGGTCAGCGCGAGCCGCGACCCGGCCGTACGCGTCGAGGTGGTCCGTCGTCGGCTCGCCGCCGACGCCGACCCGGCCGGCTTCGCCGCCCGCTGGGCCGACGCGGACGCCGACGTCGCGCGGCGGGTCGCCGCGGCCCGCGACCGGCTCGACCGGGTGCTGCTGCCCGACGGGGCGTTGCGGCAGATCGCCGAGGTCTGCGCCGCGTTCGACGTGGACGGCATGCGCGCCGACATCGTGACCGCCCGTACCGCCATCGCCCACGCGGCCTGGCACGGCCGGGACCGGGTCACCGTGGACGACGTGCGGGTGGCCGCGCGGCTGGCCCTGCCGCACCGTCGCCGCCGCGACCCCTTCGACACCCCGGGGCTGGACGAGAAGCGGCTCGACGAGGCCCTCGACCGGGCACCCGACGACCCGGACGACGACCCGCCCGGCGGCCCCGGCGGTGGGACGCCGCCGGACCCGTCCGGCGGCCCGGGCGACGGCGGTTCCGACCGCTCGCCGGACCGTCCGGGAGCCGACGACGACGCCGCCGGGCGGGGACCGACGCCGGACCCCCGGGGCACCGATCAGGGCGGACCCGACGCGGGCCCGCCCACCGACCGCGCCGCCGACGCGTCGGGCGGTGCCGGTGACGGCCCCGACGCGCCCGGGACCACCGGCCCGGACACCGCGGGCGGCCCCGGCGACGCCCAGCCGGTCGCCGCGCCGCAGCGCGGGCTCCGCGCGCGCCTGCTCACCGCACCCGGTGTCGGGGACGGCGTGCCCGGCCGGCGGTCGCGGGCCCGCACCGGCCGGGGCCGCACCACCGGCGCCCGGGTTCCCGCCGCCGGCCGGGTCGGGGTCCTGCACCTGCCCGCCACGGTGCGGGCCGCCGCCCCGCACCAGCCGGCCCGGGGGCGGGGGAGCGGCCCGTTGCGGCTGCGCCCCGACGACGTCCGGGAGGCGGTCCGCGAGGGGCGCGAGGGCAATCTCGTGTTGTTTCTCGTCGACGCGAGCGGGTCGATGGGCGCCCGGCAGCGGATGGGCGCTGTCAAGGGCGCCGTGCTCGCCCTGCTCACCGACGCGTACCAGCGCCGGGACAAGGTCGCGGTGGTCGCCTTCCGGGGCGCCGGCGCGCGGACCGTGCTGCCGGCCACCTCGTCGGTGCTGGCCGCGTCCGCGCGGCTGGGGGAGCTGCCGACCGGTGGCCGTACGCCGCTGGCCGAGGGCCTGCTCGCGGCGGCCGAGCTGCTGCGGGTCGAGCGGCTGCGCGACCCCAGACGCCGCCCCCTGGTGCTGGTGCTCACCGACGGGCGGGCCACCGCCGGGGCGCGTCCGCTGGACCGGGCCGCCCGGGCGGCGGCCGTGCTCGCGGCCACCGGCGCGCCCTGCGTGGTCGTCGACTGCGAGTCCGGCCCGGTCCGCCTCCACCTGGCCGCCCGACTGGCCACCCAGTTGAACGCCCCCCTGCACCCCCTCACCTCGCTCACCACCCTCGCCACCCGCACCCGAAGGAGCGCCGCCTGA
- a CDS encoding HoxN/HupN/NixA family nickel/cobalt transporter, whose translation MSSTTLTTAPPVGRWRRAERVRLGGIVLAVAVLHVAGWSLYLYWNNQPVAAGGLAGAGTLAYVLGVRHAFDADHIAAIDDTTRLMLLRGRRPVGVGFFFALGHSAVVLLLALVVGLASANVTGPRLASFREVGATVAIVTATAFLALVALLNAAVLAGLARLWQRLRRGELDERELDLHLLNRGLVQRILGSRARSLVRSSWHMAPVGFLFGLGLETASEVTLLALSASTAAGGGLPVLALLTLPLLFAAGMSAMDTADSLLMSRAYSWAYRHPARRLYYNLATTAVTVLVGGVVASVYGAGLLAEHLDVRALAGYAGVADHFEQLGYLVVGLFVVSWVAAVALWKLRGYDRRYGGTQPTGE comes from the coding sequence ATGAGTTCGACAACCCTGACCACCGCACCGCCGGTGGGCCGCTGGCGCCGCGCCGAGCGGGTCCGTCTCGGCGGCATCGTGCTCGCCGTCGCCGTGCTGCACGTGGCGGGCTGGAGCCTCTACCTGTACTGGAACAACCAGCCGGTGGCCGCCGGTGGGCTGGCCGGGGCGGGCACCCTCGCGTACGTGCTCGGGGTGCGGCACGCCTTCGACGCCGACCACATCGCGGCGATCGACGACACCACCCGGCTCATGCTGCTGCGTGGCCGGCGACCCGTCGGTGTCGGCTTCTTCTTCGCGCTCGGCCACAGCGCCGTGGTGCTCCTGCTGGCCCTGGTGGTCGGGCTCGCGTCGGCGAACGTGACCGGTCCGCGGCTGGCCAGCTTCCGGGAGGTCGGCGCCACCGTCGCGATCGTCACCGCCACCGCGTTCCTGGCCCTGGTGGCGCTGCTCAACGCGGCGGTCCTCGCCGGGTTGGCGCGGCTGTGGCAGCGGCTGCGCCGCGGTGAGCTGGACGAGCGCGAACTCGACCTGCACCTGCTCAACCGGGGTCTCGTGCAGCGGATCCTCGGCTCGCGGGCCCGCTCCCTGGTCCGATCCTCGTGGCACATGGCGCCGGTCGGGTTCCTCTTCGGGCTCGGCCTGGAGACGGCCAGTGAGGTCACCTTGCTCGCGCTGTCGGCGAGCACCGCCGCCGGTGGCGGCCTGCCGGTGCTGGCGCTGCTCACGCTGCCGCTGCTCTTCGCCGCCGGGATGTCCGCCATGGACACCGCCGACAGCCTGCTGATGAGCCGGGCGTACTCGTGGGCGTACCGGCACCCGGCCCGGCGGCTCTACTACAACCTGGCCACGACCGCGGTGACCGTGCTCGTCGGTGGCGTGGTGGCCAGCGTCTACGGCGCGGGGCTGCTGGCCGAGCACCTGGACGTGCGGGCGCTCGCCGGGTACGCCGGTGTCGCCGACCACTTCGAGCAGCTCGGCTACCTGGTGGTGGGGCTGTTCGTGGTGTCCTGGGTCGCGGCGGTGGCGCTGTGGAAGCTGCGCGGCTACGACCGCCGCTACGGCGGGACGCAGCCGACCGGCGAGTGA